ATGtggggaaaactactgggtttgTTTTGAGCTTTTTTTTACAGGGTTTGTTTTGAGCTTTTTTTTACAGTTccattaattactaatatttatatcaccaataaataatcttacttaaaaatgcctaatcaccaattatttgcacttaaaaatgtttattctcaagtcactcagaGTCTTGTCAAGTTACGCAGtctgcactcctcactgggcccaACTCCTCGGGGGAACTTGTCACGGCACACCTCGCAAAACCCTTGTCGCCCAAtaaactctcgcggaggccggcatcCCAGCTTAAGctagtctgtggcgcccttctagaactgacgagtGTGGCTGGGGCGAGTCGTGTCATCCCGCGCCGACGCGACGCCCGAAGGGTCGAGAATTGTGTCGCTCCTCACGCCACagtccgcggaattcccaaggccgctcagcggtagataacggcgccgaggcaggacgatgcgcggggagcggaggggggagggggtagcaacgacccttgtaatccggcaagacgcgcgtggcatgccttacgtcagtggacagcACTTGCCAGGCCGTTCAGGGCGGCCAGCTAgttccgaacctggcatcgcagtCTGACTCtctcgttcgtaacaatatatattttgcacGCTTTTTGTTTAGTATTTGCCAAAGATactctttaaacatttttttttttttggatatgtgAATGAAAATTAAATGATCCCCGTGTACATCCATCAACTTCTTCATCACGACTTAAGTTATATTCTTTGTCTTGTTGATCCGTGATCAACCTCATCACCAGTACGGGCCATGCCAGGTGTGCAGTGTGCAGGAGagtgcagtgtgtgtgtgtgtgtgtgcacgcagGCGGGCAGGTGTACACGGCACAGCTGATGGAGGAGAGCAGGGCGGAGCACTACAAGGGCTGGCGGTGGGAGGCGCGCCTGGTGGAGAGGTTCCTCACGTGCCGCGTGAACGGCGTGCCGGGCCGTGCCGTGTCCGAGTTCCACTACCGCAGCACGGACGGCCGCCCCCAGCTCCCCACCGACCCGCCCTGGTTCCGGCAGGTGGCCGCCACGTGACGACCCGATCCGCACATACAAGTGTTTATACGAGATTCTTCAATTGTACAAATAAATACTCCATTTTCTACAGACACTACAATTTGTACGAAATGCTCCTCTAATATTCAAATGAATTGTTTTCCATTTTTTCCCcctcatattaaattatttaataaagattttagaaataaattattctgtAATAACAGCTGTGCGAGTGGAACACAAGATTAGTATAAGCAGTTTATGTGAACAagcaacaaattacaaaaaaatgtttttacttactTGGAAATTAGATTATCAGGATCCCTTACTCTATCAGTACCAACACAAAAAAGCATCCTCGTTCAAGTCTGAGTAGATTTAGATTAATGCATGTGTTAGGGCCTGTTGGCAGCAGCGACGGGTGTTTGCATATTGCCGGGGTGCCAGTATACATGGGCTGTAATGTTGGAGGGGGATGATTGGTTCAATCAGTCTTTGGACATTGGCTGGTCACGAGTGAGTGACTGGAAACAGTGAGGCTTGGTAGTAGCACGAGGAAAAGTAATATGATGTTTCATCAGCCAGATGGGCTCACAAGTAAGAGAGTGACAGTGCGTGGCTGGTTGTGTCAACTGGCGGCTGCATCACCAAGATCAGTACGTAGGCGAagtagcaagcaattaggctagCATGCTCCGCAACAAGTGGGCGGAGCATCTATGTAGCGGTCGTGTCGCTACTTCACTCCCTTCTACCAAAAATAAAGTGCTACCATCTGTACCTACACTTCTTTGGAGTATTGACTTAAAGTTAGGTAATCACCAAGTCGAAGCCGGAGCGTGGGAAAGCGAGTCGTTCTTGTATACTGTAAACTGAAACTGCAGGCAGCTGGCGAGGTAGAGGGCAGAGCAGGCGAGGTGGAATGCAGAGCAGGCGAGGTGGAATGCAGAGCAGGCGAGGTGGAATGCAGAGCTGGCGAGGTGGAATGCAGAGCTGGCGAGGTGGAATGCAGAGCAGGCGAGGTGGAATGCAGAGCAGGCGAGGTGGAATGCAGAGCAGGCGAGGTGGAATGCAGAGCTGGCGAGGTGGGTGGAATGCAGAGCAGGCGAGGTGGAATGCAGAGCTGGCGAGGTGGAATGCAGAGCAGGCGAGGGGGAATGCAGAGCTGGCGAGGTGGAATGCAGAGCAGGCGAGGTGGAATGCAGAGCAGGCGAGGTGGAATGCAGAGCAGGCGAGGTGGAATGCAGAGCAGGCGAGGGGGAATGCAGAGCAGGAGAGGTGGAATGCAGAGCAGGCGAGGTGGAATGCAGAGCAGGCGAGGTGGAATGCAGAGCTGGCGAGGGGGAATGCAGAGCTGGCGAGGTGGAATGCAGAGCAGGCGAGGTGGAATGCAGAGCAGGCGAGGTGGAATGCAGAGCAGGCGAGGTGGAATGCAGAGCTGGCGAGGTGGAATGCAGAGCAGGCGAGGTGGAATGCAGAGCAGGCGAGGTGGAATGCAGAGCAGGCGAGGTGGAATGCAGAGCAGGCGAGGTGGAATGCAGAGCAGGCGAGGTGGAATGCAGAGCAGGCGAGGTGGAATGCAGAGCAGGCGAGGTGGAATGCAGAGCAGGCGAGGGGGAATGCAGAGCAGGCGAGGTGGAATGCAGAGCAGGCGAGGTGGAATGCAGAGCAGGCGAGGTGGAATGCAGAGCTGGCGAGGTGGAATGCAGAGCTGGCGAGGTGGAATGCAGAGCAGGCGAGGTGGAATGCAGAGCAGGCGAGGTGGAATGCAGAGCAGGCGAGGTGGAATGCAGAGCAGGCGAGGTGGAATGCAGAGCAGGCGAGGTGGAATGCAGAGCAGGCGAGGTGGAATGCAGAGCTGGCGAGGGGGAATGCAGAGCTGGCGAGGTGGAATGCAGAGCAGGCGAGGTGGAATGCAGAGCAGGCGAGGTGGAATGCAGAGCAGGCGAGGTGGAATGCAGAGCTGGCGAGGGGGAATGCAGAGCTGGCGAGGTGGAATGCAGAGCAGGCGAGGTGGAATGCAGAGCAGGCGAGGTGGAATGCAGAGCTGGCGAGGGGGAATGCAGAGCAGGCGAGGTGGAATGCAGAGCAGGCGAGGTGGAATGCAGAGCAGGCGAGGGGGAATGCAGAGCAGGCGAGGTGGAATGCAGAGCAGGCGAGGTGGAATGCAGAGCAGGCGAGGTGGAATGCAGAGCTGGCGAGGTGGAATGCAGAGCAGGCGAGGTGGAATGCAGAGCAGGCGAGGTGGAATGCAGAGCAGGCGAGGTGGAATGCAGAGCTGGCGAGGTGGAATGCAGAGCTGGCGAGGTGGAATGCAGAGCAGGCGAGGTGGAATGCAGAGCAGGCGAGGTGGAATGCAGAGCAGGCGAGGTGGAATGCAGAGCAGGCGAGGTGGTATGCAGAGCAGGCGAGGTGGAATGCAGAGCAGGCGAGGTGGAATGCAGAGCAGGCGAGGTGGAATGCAGAGCAGGCGAGGTGGAATGCAGAGCAGGCGAGGTGGAATGCAGAGCAGGCGAGGTGGAATGCAGAGCAGGCGAGGTGGAATGCAAAGCTGGCGAGGTAAAGGGCAGAGCAGATGGCTGCTGATAAAGTTCCTGTATATTGTGGTCGGCGGGAAGATGTAGAGCAGAAGTTTGTTTGTCAGTCGAACGCCAGAAGATAGGGCCACCAGCTGTACTTGCTGGTCGTGATGGGCATAGCACGGAATAACAGCGATTCTCTTCTTTCTTCAAGTGACGAAAGATGCCTTTTGCCTCGCCTtgaatcaaatttaaaataagaGCAATATCAACTATCTCGAATAATATTAAAAGGCACATCAAagtaaaatgtgcaaaattgAAACATTGATTATACACCCGAGTGCCTCTTTCTTGATCAATATGTGTATCATGTACTCAGTGTTGATTCTTTTTactgaaattcaaatacaatTTGGTGATGACATCGGGTTAACAATAACATTTCATACACTTACAACTTTTCTCACAATGATTCAATTATCACAGAGATGTTTTTGACTATTAAGAATTGTGAAACATCTTCCCAAGTCTGTCACTTTTTCttacttaattataaaaatataataaaacattgtTACATTAGTAATGCATTATGTCATAAAATTTCATAGGTTCTCTAAATAGAATAGCTGATATGCTATAGAACATGGATTCATGTCGTGCTACAGTCATTCTTAACAAACCAGACTATgaccaaaaaattactgatttgatcaccacagatcaatatacaaaactggtaaaagaccccactgccagcaaaatatctcctgaaaattgttgagccactagcaggacagacagatacttttgtcaaagattctaatcattttatttctatagtcaaaacactgaaattagaaaacaatgataccctggtgagttttgacatccaaagcctcttcaccaatgtgccagtagccgaaacactcagcattgtcaaggccaaattggaGGCTGATCCAACTCTAAaagacagaactataataccaatcccatccatcatggaaattattaccctctgtgtcaccacgacatatttccagttcaaggatattttctacaaacagaccgatggaaTGGCAATGGGCttttctctttcaccatttatggctagtatatttatggaaaactttgagcaagaagcacttagcaaaagtaatagccctcctaatatctggctccgttatgtagacgacaccttcactgtctggcaacatggaaaTAAGAaagcttagcaatggtgtatgtccaaaagctaacatcaagtcatgcactcccattgcacaaatctttcaaagataccTAATACATATTTGCACTAACTTTTTACTTGTAAATGTTGCACTACTTATTGGCAAAGCGAGCTATATCGCAGCGAAGAAGGGGTTTCATGCAGAACAGCGGTAAGGCTTCAGCACTCTTCCTCGTCATTCCCTGGATCCTTCGTTGTCTCCTTGTCCCGGATGATTTGAGAGGTCTCAAACACACAGTCGTCGGGAATGGGAAATGTTGCCGGACACATCAGTGtgacaaatataaaactaaaaaaaaattggttgtctgtaaagtcggtttaaggactatagtttaacgtgacgtcatgacaaaacattgatgaaatgattgcatacttttatgaataaaattgaatcatttttattgaatcatcactattttgtatggatacaaaggaggagtgaaatgaaatctacaatttaattgataaatttacttttatttgcactcattaattcaaatatgtttattactttaacaaagagattattttaactgtaacttttatacatgtttgctatttaacgtcttccaatctgtgttattctgttaaggataggatgatgataggaaaagtaggaaacgaatgggagtgtttcaagtttaatgtgcctcgaaaaagtcaaatcaatggttgttccaatcgagtggaagagagataaatgcagcgcaagcgtacaatgagcataacgagACAATGTGTGTAactggacaatgagtcatcctttttcgtgcgtgcagccggctttcattgatttattagacgtcacgtcaaaaaaaaatattacactaaCAAAAATCTCCTATGATATACATGTGTGTTCCAAGAATCTCATGATTCTTCACATGTAGCAactctgaaaataaatattttatatcagtTGTTTCGCCATCATCTGTCTTTAGTTAAGTTGAATGTTAGGGTGTACTGAAGACATAAAATCTAATTGCTTCTTGCTAGTGAATTCACATGATCAATATTCTCTTGCTGTTAGGTATGTAAGGGGTGATACCTACCTTACTTCTGAAAGGTAATTACCGAATCTTGTCACTTAATGTACTGCAGCTACCAACCTGACTGCTCCATAAGCTTCGAGCCATTTATCAGTTATTTTCCTTGTTTATTATCGTGATGTAGGTattcttgtaattttattttctctggtgCTGAATAAAACCAATTCACACCTTTTACTGACATAAACACAGGGAGGGATCTAACACTTACTAGTTCATGTTGACATTGTGAACAATCATGTTCCAGGCATGACAACCACAAATTAGCTTAAAATTTGGAGTGCTAAGGTATTTACTGTTAACACATTATATTACTAATATATTTGACCAAACTCTGTCCCATCAATTAAAGATGCATCTGAAGGTAGTTTAATGGCATGCAATAGCACCACTActtttcaaaattacattttactttGTAACTTAAGTTCGTTATAAAGTAATATGCGTATTTACACACCAAAACTAATTCCAAATGTTGCAGGTGGTCAGTGATTGTGGGTCGTTaaaagtctgtactcaggacatgattgatCTCGTAGTTTGGAAATGtggaattttagaaaaaaattgacaatttcaagatggtggttgtcctggcaataaataatcaTTGTTCTCTAGCGGgtatttaaactaatatggcggcagggCCTTCTAACaaatgaaaacaagatgataGATCCAAGGCTGCCATGACTTATACAGGCTGAAGCAACATATTTGTTATATATTGGATTGGAAGGGATTTGTGAACCAACTCAAGACAAAAACACATGCTTCATCTGGCCATCTTGGCTACTCCCCTTTTACTTCCTCTCATAGAGATACATCACAACATCTCCCTTTTTCCAGTTCCTACATTCATTAGAATTTATCTATTTGTCTTTACAATTAATCCTGTAAATACACTGAACATTTGTGTTTACAATTAATCCTGTAAATACACTGAACATACACTGATCCACTTCCTTCATAGACATACATCACAACATATATATTTGTGTTTACAATTAATCCTGTAAATACACTGAACATACACTGATCCACTTCCTTCATAGACATACATCACAACATATCTATTTGTGTTTACAATTAATCCTGTAAATACACTGAACATACACTGATCCACTTCCTTCATAGACATACCTCACAACTTCTAAGGTACATAGTCATTTAAGTACACTGGTGTTTTTATTACTCTTCCTGACCTTGACATTACTGTATTTTCTACTATGCCGTCCTCACGTCCTTTTCTAAAATCCCATTCTCTATAACCGTGCCCTTGTCCAACTTCTGTCTCATCAAACCCTTTAAAATCTACCATGTTACTATCCTCAAGAGGCTGTGTTGGTCTATTCTGAACTACATCATCCTGCATGTGTGGTTGATTATTTGATTGTTGATCTTCCTGAGCTTGCGGTATTTCCTCTCGTATCCTTTCAAAAGGTTTTCCCGTAAAATTATCCATTAGATGTCTCCGGTTCCTTTCAACTTCATACCCATTCTCTAAACACACCCGGTAACCCCTGGGTCTATCGAGAATTCTGACAATATTGCCCCTTTTCCATGCATCACCACATCTAACTCCTACATTGGTCCCTACCGCCAGTGGCTCTAGCTTCCTTGTTCccctgttataatatttttcctgATTTTGTTGTTTGCCCAGTAAGTCCTGGTGTATGTCTGGCTGTTGCTGTGGCCGAAGCATGTCCGCTGAGTGTGGCATTAACCCCCTTAGTCGTCTACCAAACAACCTCTGAGCCGGTGATTGTAAGTGACTGTCGATCGGTGTGTTTCTGTATTCTAAGAGCGCCAGCATCACATCTCTACGGTCCTTCACTGCCTTTTTGAGCATATTTTTCACTGTTTGCACATACCTTTCTACAAGTCCATTTGACTGGGGGTACATAGGACTAGATGTCTTATGTGTAAAGTCCCAGTTGTGTGCAAATCCCTTAAACTCCTGTGAAGAAAACTGTGGCCCATTGTCGCTATAAAGTACCTCCGGTATCCCATGTCTCGCCATTATAGCTTTGCAGTGCCCCACTACGTGACCTGATGTGAGACTCGTTAACTGACTGAACTCAGGGTACTTTGAGTAGGCATCAATTACTAGTAGATAGTCCTTCCCCTTGAAATGTAGAATGTCTGCTGCTATTATTTGCCAAGGCCTACTCGGTATTTCTCTGCTGACTATCGGTTCCTTGGGACTCAGGTTCTGTACCTCCTTACATGTCGCACAGTTACTTACCCTATCTTCAATTTGCTTTGCCATTCCAGGCCAAAATATACACTCCCTGGCCCTCCATTTGCACTTTTGTATCCCCATGTGTCCATAATGAACTCTGTCTAAGAGATCCTGTCTCATACTCTGCGGAACTACTATCTGTTTGCCTTTAAAAATAACTCCCTCGTGTACTGTTAAATCTTCCTTGTATGACCAAAAGGGTCTTATGTTAGCTTCTACCTGTGTTCTCTCTTTAGGCCATCCATTCATTATGATGCCTTTAAGTGGGATCAAAGTCTCATCTCTCAAGGTTTCTAACCGTAGTCTTTCCCACATGTCCTGAGTTGCTTGTATGAAATGCACTACCATGCCCTGATGAGCTGCTATTTCCTGTTCGTGTAATTCTAGTTTGTCGTCTGGACCTCCTGCCCTTGATAACGCATCCGCGACTATGAGATCTTTACCCGGCACATATTTTAACGTTAAGTTGTAATTCTGCAATTTAATTCTCATTCTTTGTAATCTAAGAGGACATTTTTCGAGCGGTTTTTTGAATATAGCCTCCAACGGCTTGTGGTCCGTCTCTACTAAAACTTTGCGGCCATAGAGGTATTGATGAAATCGCTCACAGCCATACACAATTGCAAGGAGCTCTTTTTCTATTTGTGCGTAATTCTTTTGTGCAGGAGATAGTGATTTGGATGCGAACGCTACTGGGCCTTTAGATTGCATCAAAACCGCTCCTAAGCCGTTCTGTGACGCATCCACTGACAGCACTACCTCATCGTCATGATCAAAATACTGTAGGATAGGTGTGGAGGTCAAAAGTGTTTTTAAGTGTTCAAATGTTGTGTGGTGTTGGTCGTTCCATGACCAAACAACATTCTTTCGACACAACCCACGTAACGCATCTGTTTTTTCCGAAAGATTGGGTACAAATTTTCCCCAATAGTTGACCATTCCCAAGAACCTTTGTAATTCTGTCACGTTTTTAGGTTCCGGGAATTCTAAGATGGCCCTCACCTTATCCATATCTGTCCTAATGCCGTGTTTCCCAAATATGTGCCCAATATACCTGACTTCCGTAAGTCCAAACTTACACTTCTCTAGATTAAATGTAACATTCATTTGTTTTGCTCGTTTGAGAACTTGTTCCAACCTTCGATCATGCTCCGCTCTATCAACACCAAAAACTATTACATCATCTACATACACCTGTACTCCTTCCAGATCTTTGAACAATTGGCTGAAGACACTGTAAAAAATTTCCGGAGCACAGGTCAAGCCATACGGTAAGCGTGTAAACCGAAGTCTTCCATGTGATGGAGAATCAAATGTGGTTAGTTTTGAACTTTCATCTGTGAGGCCTATTTGCCAAAAACCCCTATTTGCATCCAATGTGCTGAAATACTGGGCTCCTTTCATTTTTACAGTGACTTCCTCAAATGTTGGCATTCTGCAGTGTTCTCTCATAGTTGCTGCATTTAAAGACTGTGGGTCAAGACAAACCCGTATGTCCCCTGATGGCTTCCTTACAATTACTATAGGGTTGAGCCAATCTGTTGGCTCCTCTACTTTCTCCACTACCTTAAGTTTGATCATCCTATTAATCTCCTCCCTCAACTTATCATGGAGTGCGAACGGTATTCTCTGAAATACGGCCGCTGGTGCCTTACTACCCTCTCGTAGCACTAAGGTACGTGGATGAACTTTTATCTCTCCAAGAccctcaaataaatttttatattgtgaaaGCAGACTTGTGATGTGTGGGTCTTGGTGAGCTCCTACGAGTTCCACCCTTTGAAGTATTTGTAATTGTTGGATGCCAGTCAACCCAACTATAGGTACGGAATTTTTTACTCTCGTAACCTGGAACTCTAATACCCCTGATTGTCCTCGTGGCGtatgacaatgtaagaaacactTGCCTATCACAGGTATTTCAGTACCCGCATAACTTTTGAGTTTAACATTTGACGTGAGCAAGGCATCACTTCTCTTTTGTAATGTAAGAAAGGTGTCCTCAGGTAAAACATTAACCTGAGCTCCTGTATCTACTTTGAAGTTGACATAATGATTAGGTGACACTTTCAATTTACAAAACCACTCAGTTTCCATGTCACCAATTTTACACTCTCTAGATTGAACATCCATTACTTTACCATGCACATTACACTGTCCTTGTCTTTCACCTGTAACCTCGTCCGACTGATTGGTAGTAATGCACCCTAACATCAGATCATTCACACAATGAGCATCAGTCTCCTGTCTGTTTATTTCATGAACAGATTTAGATCTACAAACTCGTGCAAAGTGTCCCCGTTTGTTGCATTTTCTACATATTTCCTTGAACGCCGGACAACTAGAGTTTGTATGTTGCAGTCCGCACCTCTGACACCCTTGCTCTACATAGTTATGTTTATTGTACATACCTTCGCTGCTAGGATAATACTCTCTGTGTCCAAAGGTTGCCTTACTTGTAGGAAACCTCTGCTTCCCGCCACGTCCACGCTGATAGCCATTGCCTTTGGAGTGGTGAATGTTGTTGGGCAGGTGTTGCTTGTTGTTGTACTGTCCAGCCCTATATCCATCTGTATTCCTTTGTGTATGTAGCCTCCCCTGGTGTTCGTCTCTCTTGGTAGAGGTGTCCTGTCTTCCTGCTTCTGCATAGCTGCTCGTGTAAACTTCATGCACCGCTTCCTTTTTGTCTATAGCTTCCAATAACTCCTGCGTTTGTTCTGCCGCTTTGCATATCTGTACCGCCTTTGCGAGGGTCATATTTGGTTCTCTTAATAACCTGTCTTTTAGA
The nucleotide sequence above comes from Bacillus rossius redtenbacheri isolate Brsri chromosome 17, Brsri_v3, whole genome shotgun sequence. Encoded proteins:
- the LOC134540658 gene encoding chromosome partition protein Smc-like, with translation MQSWRGGWNAEQARWNAELARWNAEQARGNAELARWNAEQARWNAEQARWNAEQARWNAEQARGNAEQERWNAEQARWNAEQARWNAELARGNAELARWNAEQARWNAEQARWNAEQARWNAELARWNAEQARWNAEQARWNAEQARWNAEQARWNAEQARWNAEQARWNAEQARWNAEQARGNAEQARWNAEQARWNAEQARWNAELARWNAELARWNAEQARWNAEQARWNAEQARWNAEQARWNAEQARWNAEQARWNAELARGNAELARWNAEQARWNAEQARWNAEQARWNAELARGNAELARWNAEQARWNAEQARWNAELARGNAEQARWNAEQARWNAEQARGNAEQARWNAEQARWNAEQARWNAELARWNAEQARWNAEQARWNAEQARWNAELARWNAELARWNAEQARWNAEQARWNAEQARWNAEQARWYAEQARWNAEQARWNAEQARWNAEQARWNAEQARWNAEQARWNAEQARWNAKLAR